The Bradyrhizobium guangxiense genomic sequence CTTCGAGGCGGACCTGCCGACGGGCTGACGGGCTGCCCGCGCCTTGAAGCGTCCACATTGGCGATAGAGAAGCAGTCGACATTTTGGGCTCGGTGGGGGTCATGAGCACGCGGTGGAGGATGATGCGTTGTGGGGTTGGCGGAATGATCGCCGGCCTTCTGCTGCTGGCGGGAGCGCCCGCGAAGGCGGACTCTCCGGCCGAGCTGATCTCCGGCTTCCGCCTCAAACACGGTGAGGCCCGTGTCGTCCGCGATGCCACCCTGGATCGCATAGCCATGGACCAGGCCCGCGCGATGGCAGCGAAGGATGACCTCAGCCACGACGCGCTCGGGCCCTTCAACCGCCGTGTCGCGCCGGCCGGCGCGGGCCGCGCCGCGGAGAACATCGCCTACGGCTACGACAATTTCGAGAAGACCCTGGGGCAGTGGATCGACTCGTCCGGGCACCGCAAGAAC encodes the following:
- a CDS encoding CAP domain-containing protein codes for the protein MSTRWRMMRCGVGGMIAGLLLLAGAPAKADSPAELISGFRLKHGEARVVRDATLDRIAMDQARAMAAKDDLSHDALGPFNRRVAPAGAGRAAENIAYGYDNFEKTLGQWIDSSGHRKNLLLHNASRVGIASAKNASGKRTYWAMVIAGDYEPKGKGKKKDKEPVVAVKREVAPASKPKSGNCHVKLLGLCI